In the Desulfitobacterium hafniense DCB-2 genome, CCTAAGGCCACCAGCATCAAATACTCTTTTCCTTCCCCTTCCTGCTCTCCCTGAGCAAGCTTCCGGGCGGCCAGTACCCGCTCCATTCCCATGGCAAAACCGATACCAGGGGTCGGAGGCCCGCCTACTTCCTGGACAAGGCCGTCATAGCGGCCCCCTCCGCAGATGGCGCTTTGAGCACCTATATCCTCTACCAGGACTTCAAAAGCGGTCTTACGATAATAATCCAGTCCCCTCACCAGGCGGGGATTGACTTTATAGACGACTTCAGCGGCACTCAGTAAGCTCTGCAGTTCCTTAAAGTGTTCTGCACACTCCTCACATAGAGTATCCAGGGTCGTCGGTGCTCCCTGGGTGATCTCCTGACAGGTTGGGTTCTTACAGTCCAGTATCCGCAAGGGATTTTTCTCAAAGCGCGACTGACAATCCTTACAGAGTTGCTCCTGGCGGGGAGCCAGGAATTCCTGGAGTTTCTTCTTATGCTCCGGACGGCAGCTCGGGCAGCCGACGGAATTCACATGAACTTCCAATCCCTTCAACCCTAAACGGCTGTACAAATCCCACACCAGGGTAATGACCTCCGCATCCACCATGGGTTTATCCACTCCCAGAACCTCTACCCCAAACTGATGGAATTGCCGGAACCTTCCCGATTGAGGACGCTCATAACGGAACATGGGGCCAATGTAGTAGAGCTTTACGGGTTGGGGCCCGCCATGGAGCTTGTTCTCTACATAGGCACGACACACCGAGGCTGTCCCTTCCGGGCGCAGGGTAATGGAACGATCTCCTTTATCAAGAAAAGTGTACATTTCCTTATTAACGATATCCGTGGTTTCACCCACCCCTCGTTGAAACAACTCCGTGGCTTCAAAGATAGGAGTACGAATCTCCTGATAGCCATATTCCCTACAGATCTTCCGGATCTGTTCTTCAAGGTCCTGCCATTGTTCCACCACTCCGGGCAGCAAGTCCTGTGTTCCTTTCGGACGTTGAATAGCCATAATTTTAAACTCCTTCCTGGAATCTATTCCAAATATGTAAGCTAAAGAAAACCCGGCTTCGCTCGAAGACACTGTCTTCGCACTTGTTTGCCTTATAATCACGCATCCAGAAAGGCGAAGTCGTTGGTTGCACTTATGCTGGAAGAAAGTATGCAACGAAGTTATACTTTCTGAAAGTGCAACAATAAAAAGCCCCCTCCCTTGCTGTAAAGCAAGGGACGAGAGCTCCCGTGGTGCCACCCTTATTGGCGGATTCCTTGAAAGGCTCCGCCCACTTTTTTAGTCGATAACGAGACCAACCGCTGTCATTTCTGTTCTTGGGGTGTCCTCCTAAGCGTCTCCCAGGCTGGTTTCAGTCCAGGCCAGCCTTCCCTGCCGAGAGATGATGCACAGTCTCTTCCCAAGAATTTCTCAGAAACTTAAGTTGCATAATGCTTTTTAAGCATGATAGCTCGAACTATGTAAACGTGTTATATTACAACATCTTAACGAGAGAATGATCATTTGTCAATGCGTCAAATACAGTTTTGTTATACAGTTTATCCAATGAGATACCATAATAACCCCATTATAATCAATGATACTTACATGTTTAGGATGATTTAGGGAAAACTTAAAAGACAAAGCAAGGAGGTTATTGATCATGTCAGACAAGCAAACCGATAAAACCCGCACTCATGCACCCAATGCCGACGATAATACCCAAAGTCCCAACAAATCAGACCGCTATATCGACAAAGCAACGAAGCAAAAATAAGATCGGAGCAGCTCCGATCTTATTTTTTCATATTAAGTCATATAGTTTCAATCGAGGTAATCGTTTAGAAGAAGAGTCTCGACTCCCTCTACCTTTTGAAGTCTTACATCATTGGTAACAAAAAGCTTTGCCTTTTCTTGGATAGCTGTGGCTATAAAGATTGCATCCGGAGTCTTCAATCCATAAGCTGCTCTAAGCTTTGCAGCTTTAAATGCGATCTTATTGTTAACTTCTTTTAGCTCCAAATTAGGAAATGTACCTATAAAAGCCATATAACGATTGACGAGCACTTTATCTCTTTCACGAAGTGGTTTAGTCAACACTTCTGTCATCAGTAATATTGAAGAAACAGCATAGACAGTACCGGACTCAATCGAATTAAAGAGTTCTCGTACAACATTAAAAAATATGGGATTTCTCTCCATGAGGTAGATAAAAGAATTTGTATCAATTGCGATACAATCATATTGCTTAATCTTATCCTCTAATCGTCCCACTGTTCCCTCTCCCGACGGATAAATTCTGTGCCTCCTTCTCCTTGTTTCCACATTTCAGCACCTAAACCTGATAATGCGTCTGTGTAGGACTGCGGCTTCTTTATCAAAGTTAATTCTTGGGATTCTTCATCATATATCCAGAGCACATCGTTTCCAAACTTTTCTTTGAGGCTCTCTATCATATCATTGGGTATCAATACCACGCTGTATTCTCCACCGGGATTTGTTATAACCTTTTTCTCAGTCTCCACGATATTTCCCCCTTCTCAATAATAGCTCTTAATTTATTATACACCTTCTGTGACTAAATTAAAATTTACGAATTGTAACTTTATGGTACACACCTTAAAGAGTCTTGCCATTTAGAGCATCTTCACTATACAAAAAAAGATCGGAGTACCCTCGGTACCCTCCGATCTTTTTTTGTATGCCTTTATTTCCCCATACCCGCCCTCACTGAATTCGCAAATTAGTACGCGGTGGTTACAATCACAATAAGTCGTACCGGTGTCACATTACTGGGCCTGACTTGTTAAGAGTGGAGTCGAACCACCAGTATTGCCCCCATACTACCATCAACCCAACTCACCCAGTTGGCGGGTTTGTACTCACCTTTGCCAAATCAGCTACCACTGAGATTATTCATTATCAATAATCATTCCATGAGATCAATAGTCCAGTTCATGCCCTGGATCCGGGTATCCAGTTCTCTGAATTCCCTCGACAATTGGTCCGCTTGCTTTTGGGTCTCGCCTACATCGATGGTGCTGATAAACTTCACTTCGGAGCGGCTGAACCGGTCGTGTTTGATAGCGGCATTCTCGGCAATGTGAGCAAGAATCCCCCTCTTATTGAGCAATAGATCCCTTTCCACCAAAGCATCGGCCAGGGTCCGCTTCTCATCAAATCTGATGTGGCAATTGGTTCTGTTGATCCTTTGAATAAGTTCAGTTAATTCCTTGAAGATAGCGTCAATCTCACTTAACAACACCTGAGGATTCTCCGCCGGCTCTTCTCCCTCCTGAACCTTAACACAATGCTCCAGCCGGTTTCTCAGCTGTTGAATTCTTTTTTGATAATCGGCTCGTAAAATCAGTGCTTCTGCCAGTTTCATAGCTTATGGCCCCTTTCTCTTAAGCTAATAATCTATTAAGGCAAAGTCGATAGGCTCTTTCACCTCTTTGATGGCTTTAATACTATATAGGGATAGTTTACCAAGGTTCCTCTGTTTGCTCAAGCTCCTTATTTCGCTTTCTTTACCATTCGAACCAGAAACACACCCCTGCCTCCGTATTTTCCGCCCCATATTGGAAACCATGCAGCTCCATGATTGAGCGAACGATGGAAAGCCCAAGACCTGAGCCGCTGCCCGTTCGCGACTGATCCAGCTTATAATAGGCCTGCCAGATACGGGGAAGCTCTTCGTCCGGAATAGGGGAACCGGTATTCGTAATACTCCACCGTTTTTCGGTGATCTTTACCTGAACCGTGCCACCTATCGCCGTATGAGCGGCCGCATTGCTGACAAGGTTATCCAGGACCCGCTCCATAAGCTCCCTGTCCGCCTTGATTCCGGCTCTGCCATCTATCGCCCAAATAATTCCTTTAGTAAAAAAAACATCCTCATACCTCGACATCATCTCCTCGGTAATTTCCCGTAAGGAAACCTCTTCCAAAGCCAGCTTTACCCCGCCGCTCTCCATGCGGGAGAGTTCCAGCATATCCCTGACCATACGGTCGCAGCGCCGGACATTCTCCTGAATCCCCGCTGCATAGTGCTCCCGCTTTTCCGTGTGGACATTCTCAGCCAGGTTCTCCGCATAACCGGATATAACAGCCAGCGGCGTCTTTAAATCATGAGCGATAGCCTGGGTCATGTCCCGACGCTGTTGTTCCAGCTCCTCGCGGCTGCGGAAGGTTTTCCAGGTCTGTGCCGAAAGAATTCCGGCAGTAAAGGCAAAGATTGCGAAGCAACCGATCCAGACCCCGCTCAGGATCGGCAAGACCCCGGTCAAAATATTAAATTCATTGGCCGTTACAATCCAATATTCACTGGTATAGCTGCCACCATCCTGAGAGTTAATCATGCTTTGATAAGGATAAGGGGTGATAAAGCGGTAAGTGAAGCCCTCCCTGACCTCGATGGCCGGAGCTTGCATAAAATTGGCGATAGCTGCCTCGATGACTTCTTCAAAGATATGTTTATCGAGCAAAGCTTCCCGCAAGGCGGTCTGCCGCTCATCGCTGCGTAATCTTATTTTCCCGTCAGGAGTAAAGACACTATTCCCTTGTAGGGCTCCATGTTCATAATAGGGCAATTCACCGGCATCCACATAATTGGATCGGTAGACTGGAACACCTAATCTCTTCCCTCCGCCGGAGGTAACCTCCCCCTGCTCATTAAAGGTGTCCGCCACGGTTTTCGTTACCCTGATCGTATCCGGAATGACCTCGGCCCCATCCAGCCAGAATCCCTCCATATCCAGAGAATAACGCCAGAGATCCCCCACCTTTACCGGATGATGCTCCCCATACAAATATTCTTCCATTTCTGCAACTTCTTCGGCACTGAACCACTTCTTAGGATCAAGCACAGCATAGCCCATATAGTGGGTATTCCCTTTCCGGTGAGATGTATATTGGCAGGTCCAATACTCATTGGTGCTGGAGATCAGCTCTCCTTCCTCAGTGTAAACGGCGGCTTCATAGCCTTGATAAGAAGTCAAGGAGTTGATTTTCCAGTTGAGTTCTTTCTGGATGGCGACCTTTTTATCCTCACTGCCCTGACAATCGTTAATAATACGCTCCACATCCACACCGATGGTCCTGGCACGCTCCATAAACTCTCTCTTGATTTCGTTTTTCTCCACGGATAAGACAAACACTGAAAAACCGCTCATAAAGACCAGCCAAATCCCCATCAGCCAGCTAAAGGTACGCAGATAGATCTTCTTTTTCATTTTCTCTCCTCCAGACGGTAGCCGCTTTTCACCACGGTTTTAATCTGTTCCGCCCCTTTTCCCAGCGTCTGCCGGAGCTTTTTGATATGGTTATCCACCACCCGGTCATTCCCGGAAAAATCATAGCCCCAGATCCTCGCCAGCAGGGTCTCCCGGGTGACGATTTTTCCGGCATTCTCCATCAGCAATTTTAAGAGGGCGTATTCTTTCGGGGCCAGCTCCACCACTCTTCCGTCCACCGAAACGGTGCCCCTGTAAGGATCGAGGCTGATTCCCCCCACGCTCATCAGGTCATCCCGTACCATACCCTTGGCCCGCCGAACCAAAGAGTTGGCTTTGGCATAGAGTTCCGCCAGGGAAAAGGGTTTTATCATGTAGTCGTCACACCCAAGGCCGTAACCGTGAAGTCTGTCCCCTTCCGCCTGGCGGGCCGTCAGGAACATTATGGGGACATCGCTGTGACGCCTGAGTTCCCGGCAGATAGTGAAACCATCCACTTCCGGCAGCATCACATCCAGCAGCACCAGGTCATAGTCCTTTTCCTGAGCGCTCTCCAACCCATCGGCTCCGTTGGCCGCACAGACCATTTCGATTTCACCGGCACTTTTGGCGGTGAAATAATCCTCAATGATCTCTTGTAACTGCAGATCGTCCTCCACCAAAAGGATCTTGATCATCCAGCTTCCCTCCTCAGGTATAAGTGTAGCAAACCCATCTATCTTTTCTGTGTCCTTACTCGATAATGTACCATTAATATTAAAAACCAAAGCTCTCTCTGCTAATCAAAAGAACCCCCGCCCTTGCCCTAAGGCAAGAGGTGAAGGTTCTCTACTCTTGATTCTTATTTTGATTCTTATTCTTATTGGTTCAATTCATGTGCTTCCTGCAAAGCTTGCAAATAATACTGAGGAACACATTCTTCCTTGATACTGAACTTATTGAGCAATCGGTTTACCACAGACCAATTTCCTTGTTCATAAGCAATGATCAACTCCAGCAGATAACGATACCCATTGGGTTGCCCTAAAAGAGCATTTTTTACCGGCACTTCGATGGGAAGTTCCTGAAGAATCTCGGCCAGGGGACGATCCAGGCAGGCATCGATCAAGGAGAAAAGCCCTAATAAGAAAGCATTGGAATCCATACTCCCTAAGCCCACCTTCGCGGATAGTTTTTCGGCAAAGCTGGCTCTGACATAGGATTGGATAGCAAGGGCATCGGGTTTTCCATCGGTGATTTTACCCATCACGATGACTGAGGCCCATTTTTTCACTTCTTTAGGTCCTAATAGGGTCAAGGCTTGCTTAATGGAGGAGATCTGAGAGTTCAGACCAAAGGCGGAGGAATTAATAAATTTCAATAATTTATAGGTAAGGGAGATATCCGCCCTTATGATTTTTTCCAGTTTGTCTATGTCTACATCCGGAGAATTGACCTGCTGCAACAATCTCAAGTAGTTCAATTTATTTGAGGAAATATCTTTACCTTGAACAATATTCGGCTTGCTGAAGAAATACCCCTGAAACAATCCATAACCAAAATCCTTGGCCTTCTTATATTCCTCCAGAGTCTCTACTTTTTCAGCTAAGAAACGTATATTGAGTTCATTCAATCGTTTGATCAAGGCCTGCAATTCATAGCTCTGAGTGGCTCGGAAATCCACCTTAATGATGTCGGCCAGTTCAATCAAAGAGCGATAATCCGGCCGGAACACAAAATCATCCAAAGCGATTTGATAGCCCTTTTCCTTAAGGCTCTTACAGGCTGCTACAACTTCCGGATCGGGCTCCACATCTTCGAGGATCTCAATGACCACTTGGTTCTTGGGGAGTAAAGTGGCCATCCCTTCCCTAAGCAAATTTGCTGTGAAGTTGATGAAGGCAGGTTTGCCCATGGTCAGCTTATTGAAGTCCATGAGAAAAAAGCTGCTGGAGATCAGGGAACTGGTGGCTGAGTCCCCATCGCCGCTCTTAAAATAATTGTCCATGCTTTCCCTGAAAAGAAGTTCATAAGCGTGAATATGACCCTGGGAATCCAGGATTGGCTGACGAGCTACAAAAACATCCATGAGCTCCTCCATTTTAGCAGTAATATTCCTGCAATTATACCAAATATTCACTTATTCTAACTCTAAATCCTTAAATCCTTTATTTTTAGACCAACATTACGAAATTAACGCATTTATTATCAAAGCCCAGATTTTTAATCCTCTTTAATCTCAATTCCTGCCAGACGTATCAGGTATAAAGCATTGCGTGTGGTGGATATTCCCTCTCTGAGGGTATAATCAAAGTGGATCTCCTTGTTTTGGTAGTACTCCCGGAAGTGGTAGTTTTTGATCCTGCCCTTGCTTTCCCTCTCCAGCTCACCCAGCTCCAGGTCATGGGTCGATACCAGCCCCAATGCCCCTTTCTTCTGCAATTGCTGAATTAATGCGATAGCTCCTTGGTGACGATCATGGGAGTTCGTTCCCTTGAAAATCTCATCTAGTAAGAAGAACACCGGTTCATTCCCTTCTGCTGCTTCCACAATCTGCTTAATCCGCAATATCTCCGCATAGAAGGAGGAAATGCTTTGCTCAAGATTATCGCTGACACGCATACAGGTCCATATCTCCACAATAGAGCAGCGGAACTTTTGGGCACACACCGGAGCACCTGTATAGGCAAGCAGAAGATTCGTCCCCACAGTGCGTAAAAAAGTACTCTTCCCTGACATGTTGGAGCCGGTAATAAGAGCGATTCCCGAGGGCTCCCTTAGGGTAAAATCATTGGTCACCCGTTTACGGGTAAGCAGAGGATGGCCCATTTGGCGGGCGGCTATTCCCCGTTGTTGTTCATTGCCTTTTTCTACTATCTCAGGGACTACCCAATCCGGATTCTCGAAAGGGATGGTAGCCAGGCTGGATAATTCTTCAAATTTCGCTATAACCTCCAGCCAGCTGCGCAAAAGGCCTCCGGATTTGCTCTTCCATTCCTCAAGAGCTATCATGCAATGATAGTCCCAAAGCAAAAGAATGTTGATAAAGATAAACATCGCATTGTCACGATTGGAGATCCGCTCCACTATCTTGGAGAGCTTCTGAATCTGCTTATAGGCAGATCGCCCTTCTTGGTCACGCAAAATGTTCTGAAGCTTCTGAAGTTCCTCTGTGCGGAACTTCTTTTTCTCAAGCTGCTTCAGCATATCGGCATAGGTCTTTAAACTGGCTTCATGCTTATACACCATGGCTAGAACCTTGGAACGCTCTTTATTATATAACTGGAGCAGCAGGATTTGGACAGCAACCAATAGTCCGGGAACCTGCCAGGGAACGGCACTCCAAAACACATAGAGGGCTCCCATGATGCAGGTTATGGCGGGAAGAACCGTTACGGCCAGCTTGAGAACAGGCTTTAAATAAGCTTCTTCTCTTTCCTTTGCCCAATGGATAAAGGGCTCCACGGCCTGAAATTGCTGGGAGGCAATGATTCCTTCTGTCTCAAAACGCTGACGCCATCCTAAATTTTGGGCCAGCTCCGCAATGGCTTCTTGACGCTTTAGTATTTCCTCATGGTTCTTAGCTGGAGTTTTGAGGACTTCGCTTAAAGCAATTCTCCCCAAGGGAGTTTGGGCAGAATTAATCCATTGAAAAATTGAAGCCTGTCCAAAAAGATCCAAATCAATAGCATAGGGGTGTTTTTCCTCAATGAATTCTACCCCCTGCTCCTTAAACTTTACCCATTCTCCTTGCAACCGTTGGATTCCTTTCTGATTAAGGCCGGTGAGAATCTCCGCGTAGCGCAATTGGGTGCGGACAGAGCGATGACGTGAAGCAAGGTACAGGAAAACTCCCAGGGTGAGAATCCCCACCACTATTCCTAAGACGCCACTGACTTTTAGATATAGTAAAACAGCGACAGAAAAGCCCAATAAGAAAGAAAACAACCGATAGTTGCTTAACTGATTCGCTGTTCGCTTCTGTTTTTTACTTAAGTCTTCATAGGCCTGTTTTCTTTTTTCGTAAATGATTTGCGGCTCCTTCACACTATGCCTCCCCGTCTTTTTATGAAAAGAATTCTTCATACTGCCATTATACCATTATCAGGTGGAAAAAGGGCCTGACTTTTTACAATGAAGCTGCCAATGAACTCCGAATTTATCCGTAAATTTCGCATAGAGAGGGCTGAAGAAAGTTTCCTGGAGATCCATCTCGACTTCTCCTTCTTGGGATAGAGCGGTGAAGATCCTGCGAGTCTCTTCTGCAGTAGGCAATTCCAGGGCAAAGGAAATAGCGTTTCCTTGGCTAAAGGGGGTGCCGGGAAAATTGTCTGCGAATCGAATGACATGTCCGTCCTTTCTGAGCTCGGCATGCAGGACCAGGTTTTGGCTACCCTCACTGATGGGAAAATCCGGATTAGCCGGGGCATCTTTGTAGTGGAGAATTTGCGCTTCTCCACCTATTGCCGATTGATAGAACTTCACCGCTTCTTCACAATTGCCGTTAAAGTTAATATAGGGAATTAACCAATCGCTCATAGCCAGACCTTCTTCCATAAAAACTTTTTAGTGATACAAAAAGAGACATCCATGAGGAGTTCCACCCATAGTATGCCTCTATAATTACCAATTTACAATAATCAATA is a window encoding:
- the hisS gene encoding histidine--tRNA ligase; the protein is MAIQRPKGTQDLLPGVVEQWQDLEEQIRKICREYGYQEIRTPIFEATELFQRGVGETTDIVNKEMYTFLDKGDRSITLRPEGTASVCRAYVENKLHGGPQPVKLYYIGPMFRYERPQSGRFRQFHQFGVEVLGVDKPMVDAEVITLVWDLYSRLGLKGLEVHVNSVGCPSCRPEHKKKLQEFLAPRQEQLCKDCQSRFEKNPLRILDCKNPTCQEITQGAPTTLDTLCEECAEHFKELQSLLSAAEVVYKVNPRLVRGLDYYRKTAFEVLVEDIGAQSAICGGGRYDGLVQEVGGPPTPGIGFAMGMERVLAARKLAQGEQEGEGKEYLMLVALGDQAQREGFAIVSRLRKQGMPAGIDLLGRSLKAQLKAADRVQAHYAAILGEEELHKGIIILRDLRLGEQVELPLQDFEEVVWKRYKEDGN
- a CDS encoding type II toxin-antitoxin system VapC family toxin translates to MGRLEDKIKQYDCIAIDTNSFIYLMERNPIFFNVVRELFNSIESGTVYAVSSILLMTEVLTKPLRERDKVLVNRYMAFIGTFPNLELKEVNNKIAFKAAKLRAAYGLKTPDAIFIATAIQEKAKLFVTNDVRLQKVEGVETLLLNDYLD
- a CDS encoding DIP1984 family protein, whose translation is MKLAEALILRADYQKRIQQLRNRLEHCVKVQEGEEPAENPQVLLSEIDAIFKELTELIQRINRTNCHIRFDEKRTLADALVERDLLLNKRGILAHIAENAAIKHDRFSRSEVKFISTIDVGETQKQADQLSREFRELDTRIQGMNWTIDLME
- a CDS encoding sensor histidine kinase, which produces MKKKIYLRTFSWLMGIWLVFMSGFSVFVLSVEKNEIKREFMERARTIGVDVERIINDCQGSEDKKVAIQKELNWKINSLTSYQGYEAAVYTEEGELISSTNEYWTCQYTSHRKGNTHYMGYAVLDPKKWFSAEEVAEMEEYLYGEHHPVKVGDLWRYSLDMEGFWLDGAEVIPDTIRVTKTVADTFNEQGEVTSGGGKRLGVPVYRSNYVDAGELPYYEHGALQGNSVFTPDGKIRLRSDERQTALREALLDKHIFEEVIEAAIANFMQAPAIEVREGFTYRFITPYPYQSMINSQDGGSYTSEYWIVTANEFNILTGVLPILSGVWIGCFAIFAFTAGILSAQTWKTFRSREELEQQRRDMTQAIAHDLKTPLAVISGYAENLAENVHTEKREHYAAGIQENVRRCDRMVRDMLELSRMESGGVKLALEEVSLREITEEMMSRYEDVFFTKGIIWAIDGRAGIKADRELMERVLDNLVSNAAAHTAIGGTVQVKITEKRWSITNTGSPIPDEELPRIWQAYYKLDQSRTGSGSGLGLSIVRSIMELHGFQYGAENTEAGVCFWFEW
- a CDS encoding response regulator transcription factor, encoding MIKILLVEDDLQLQEIIEDYFTAKSAGEIEMVCAANGADGLESAQEKDYDLVLLDVMLPEVDGFTICRELRRHSDVPIMFLTARQAEGDRLHGYGLGCDDYMIKPFSLAELYAKANSLVRRAKGMVRDDLMSVGGISLDPYRGTVSVDGRVVELAPKEYALLKLLMENAGKIVTRETLLARIWGYDFSGNDRVVDNHIKKLRQTLGKGAEQIKTVVKSGYRLEERK
- a CDS encoding EAL and HDOD domain-containing protein — translated: MDVFVARQPILDSQGHIHAYELLFRESMDNYFKSGDGDSATSSLISSSFFLMDFNKLTMGKPAFINFTANLLREGMATLLPKNQVVIEILEDVEPDPEVVAACKSLKEKGYQIALDDFVFRPDYRSLIELADIIKVDFRATQSYELQALIKRLNELNIRFLAEKVETLEEYKKAKDFGYGLFQGYFFSKPNIVQGKDISSNKLNYLRLLQQVNSPDVDIDKLEKIIRADISLTYKLLKFINSSAFGLNSQISSIKQALTLLGPKEVKKWASVIVMGKITDGKPDALAIQSYVRASFAEKLSAKVGLGSMDSNAFLLGLFSLIDACLDRPLAEILQELPIEVPVKNALLGQPNGYRYLLELIIAYEQGNWSVVNRLLNKFSIKEECVPQYYLQALQEAHELNQ
- a CDS encoding MutS family DNA mismatch repair protein, which codes for MKNSFHKKTGRHSVKEPQIIYEKRKQAYEDLSKKQKRTANQLSNYRLFSFLLGFSVAVLLYLKVSGVLGIVVGILTLGVFLYLASRHRSVRTQLRYAEILTGLNQKGIQRLQGEWVKFKEQGVEFIEEKHPYAIDLDLFGQASIFQWINSAQTPLGRIALSEVLKTPAKNHEEILKRQEAIAELAQNLGWRQRFETEGIIASQQFQAVEPFIHWAKEREEAYLKPVLKLAVTVLPAITCIMGALYVFWSAVPWQVPGLLVAVQILLLQLYNKERSKVLAMVYKHEASLKTYADMLKQLEKKKFRTEELQKLQNILRDQEGRSAYKQIQKLSKIVERISNRDNAMFIFINILLLWDYHCMIALEEWKSKSGGLLRSWLEVIAKFEELSSLATIPFENPDWVVPEIVEKGNEQQRGIAARQMGHPLLTRKRVTNDFTLREPSGIALITGSNMSGKSTFLRTVGTNLLLAYTGAPVCAQKFRCSIVEIWTCMRVSDNLEQSISSFYAEILRIKQIVEAAEGNEPVFFLLDEIFKGTNSHDRHQGAIALIQQLQKKGALGLVSTHDLELGELERESKGRIKNYHFREYYQNKEIHFDYTLREGISTTRNALYLIRLAGIEIKED
- a CDS encoding VOC family protein, coding for MSDWLIPYINFNGNCEEAVKFYQSAIGGEAQILHYKDAPANPDFPISEGSQNLVLHAELRKDGHVIRFADNFPGTPFSQGNAISFALELPTAEETRRIFTALSQEGEVEMDLQETFFSPLYAKFTDKFGVHWQLHCKKSGPFST